The Enterobacter mori genomic interval TTCGTGGAGCATGGCTTTCTTAAAGATGTTGATGTGGCATTGATGGTCCACCCCGCGGGGAAAACGCGATTGTCCGGCCCGTCACTGGCGAATAACCATCTCTACTTCCATTTCTATGGCAAACCTTCCCACGCGGGCAGCTCGCCGCATAAAGGGGTGAACGCGCTGGATGCGCTGGTGTTGCTCTATAACGGTATCAGCGTTCTGCGCCAGCAGCTGCCGGATGGCATCCGCGTTCACGGCATTATCACCAACGGCGGTCAGGCTCCGAATGTGATCCCGGAGTATGCGTCGGCACACTATTACATTCGTGCCCATACCCGTGAAGAGGTGGTTGCGCTGGAGCCACGCATTCGCGCCATTGCGGAAGGCGTCGCGCTGGCAACCGGTACCACGGTCAAGATTGAGCATCAGGTTGGGCCACGTGATTTCAACATCAACCACACGCTGAACGGTGTACTGCTGGAAGAATTCACCGCCGCAGGGGAGACGGTCGAGCTGAAGGAAAAAGAGGGATTGGGCTCAACCGATGCTGGTGATATCAGCCATGCGGTACCGACAGCGCATCCTTACATCAAGATTGGCCCCGATGAATTGATTGGTCACACCGTGGCATTCCGCGAGGCCGCTAACTCAGTACAGGGCTATGACGCGCTGGTGACAGGTGCGCAGGTGCTGGCCCGAACCGGGCTGCGACTGTTAACCGATGCAGCGTTGCTGCAGGAAGTGAAAGACGAATTTGCCGGGCAAACCGCCGCCACGCAAGCTGCATGACCTTAACCGGAGCACCATAACAATGAAAATGCTGTTTTCTGCCGCCGCACTTATGCTGGCGGTGGCTTTACCCCTGGGAAGTGCGCA includes:
- a CDS encoding M20 family metallopeptidase; this encodes MSNSELRDRLETSIQQHRDEYVAIAKDIHAHPETGNNEYYASGQLTKLLEKQGFAVTLNVAGHETAFYAVKESGRPGPTIAFLAEYDALIDIGHACGHNIIGVTSIAAAIALSETLDVTGGKVVVLGTPAEEGGLRGKGGPNGNVKARFVEHGFLKDVDVALMVHPAGKTRLSGPSLANNHLYFHFYGKPSHAGSSPHKGVNALDALVLLYNGISVLRQQLPDGIRVHGIITNGGQAPNVIPEYASAHYYIRAHTREEVVALEPRIRAIAEGVALATGTTVKIEHQVGPRDFNINHTLNGVLLEEFTAAGETVELKEKEGLGSTDAGDISHAVPTAHPYIKIGPDELIGHTVAFREAANSVQGYDALVTGAQVLARTGLRLLTDAALLQEVKDEFAGQTAATQAA